ATCAACTAAAGCTCTAGGCTCTACTAACCAGCCATTTATAAGCGCTTTGTTTCTAATATCTACTTGACTACCAAATGCAAAAGAGGTTGGTGGGCCTCCTAAAAACCCAGTACCTGCATCATAACCTTGTAAATATTGGCCGTTGTTTTCTGTATAACTTATTTGCCCTTGTTTTACTGAAGTTAATAGTTCCCAAGTGGTTTTTAAAATTTTCTTACCAATAGGTAAATTTTTACTCGGTCTTATTCTTGCTGTATTTTTTCCTTTGGCATTTTTACGTTGTGTTTTGGTAAGTAGCAATTTTTCGAAACCAACACTTTTGTAAATCTTATCAAAAGAAAAAGTAGTATTTAAATTGTGAGTATTTGCATTCTGAATTACGTTACCAATTTGCTCAACAATAGTTTCATCTTGAGATGATACTTGCCAATCATAATCTGCAGTGTATCCATAATCGGCTTTCATAAAACTTAAAAATGGAAATTTATCTAAAGGCAAAGCATAGGTTGCATTTAATTTTTGATGATATTGATTTGCTCTTCCTGTATTAAAGAAATCATCAAAAATTTGCAATTCTTCTCCACTTCCAAAAGCATCATAAATGTAATTATTGCTTGCGTTAAAGTTTAGTACAATGGATCTTGTTAAATCGAAAGCCACAGTATAATCCCAATCAAATAAAAATCTACGTTGTTTTAATTCTGGTTGTGCAGATAATCCAGGTACCAAATTTCTAGATTGTTGCTCATTATAATTTCTATTAATCCTAGAGTTGATGGCAACTGTAGTTGGTATAGGGTTAAAGTTAAAATCTTTTATAAATTTTAAATACTTGCTCGTAAATAAGGAATCATTTTTCTTAAAAGGTTCAATGGGTTTCGAGTTGAAATTAAAATTGTAAGCAGCAGATGCAATTACATTTTCATTAATATATTTTTCAATATTATAATCTCTATGAAACTCTTTATTATGTGAATAAGAAACCGCTACATTTTCCACATCATAAAACTTAGGTTTTTTTGAAGTGTTCGGATTTCTATTCTTTTTAACATTGATAAAACTAATACTCGTTCTTTTTGTATAATCTCTAGAAAACTCACTATTTGGATTCTGTTCTAGTGCATCAGCTAACGTTACATCTTGGTATTGAGGATCAAATTTTGGGTCTATAAATTTTTCGCCAACACTATAACTCATAGGGATTTGAATTCCCCATTTTTGAGGCGTTAAAACTTTGCCTAAGCTTAATGTTGTTGCAACATCATATTGTTTGGTTTCATCTAAACTACGTTGGTTTACTCTGTCTTCTACATTTCCAAATCCTATGGTTTGCATGCTTCCAGAAAGCGATACGTTTGCAACATCAGCAAAATTGGCATCAGCATTCATAACAGCAGCCCAACCAGCTTCGTTGTCAAAACCAGCAGAACGCAATTCGTTAAACCAAATTTCACCAGATTTATTTGAAGTACTTATGTTTTTTAACCCTAAAACAATAGTTCTTAATTGTGCTAAAGTTGGGTTTCCTTTTACTGTAATTGTATAAGGAACATCGGTTTGTGCAGAAGATGTAAAAGGTTCATTTATGGCTGCTCCAATAGCATCTCTTTCTAGTTTTACTTTTCCAAAACTCTCTAAAAAAGCATCTAAATTATTTTCTTCTGGCCAAATATCTAATTGGCTATTACCACCAGAACTTACTGTTAAAGGCATTTCTAATTCGTAGTAATTTTCATTTAAATCTGTACCTAATCTTATTACTCCAGCAAAATCATTATCAGAAATAGGAGCTTCTACATTTAAACCTTCTAAGTGCATAAACATTTTAAGATTCTTAAAACGTCTTAAATCTACACTAATATTTTTAAAAATTGCGCGGGTTTTGTTTGGTTCTAAATTGGTAACTTTTAAGGTAACAGATTGCTCATTTTGCAATTGCACAGTTGTGGTTCCTTGCAAACGTTCACGTTCTATACCTGGAGGTTGAATGTAACTTCCATTATTTTGTTCAATACTTACAACACCAACCTCAAAACCTTCTAGTTCTGCTTGCGTTAATTCTCTATCAGGATCAATTGCTGGATCTATAGTTCTTGTATAGCGTCTCCAATCTCCACGAACTAAATCTAACTCTCCAAAACGAATTACTACAGGTATTTTAAAGTTTGTTAAGTACATTCTTACAAAACGAATACTGTTAAAGTCAGAAATTCCATTTACAGGCGTTCCATTTCTTATAGGAACTCTAAATTGATACCATGTAGTTTCTTGTGTATTTCCGTTTTCTAAAGTTACAGAGGTTGTTTTAGAATCTACAATAAAATTTCTACCTTCTCTTAAATCATTTTTATTCATAGAAATCTTATACTCATAATAACTCTCAACAGTATTCATAGTTTGATCTCTGTTGATGTCTTCCACATCTGGGTATGTTGTAGAAGATGTAGGATATGTTTCTGGTGATTGATTTAACGTTGGCGAGTTGCCTTGTGTATTATTAAAATCTTTATACCTTGTTAAAACGGATGCATTAATGGCATCTAAATTTCCTCCTCTAAAAAATTGAAAGTTATCAGAAGCAATATCATTAGGATTTAAACGGTTAAAATTGATATTTAAATTCAAAGAATCTGATAATTTTTGTAAATTTTGTTGCTCTTCAATATCATTTAAACCATCAAAACCTAAATCTTGATTTGTTCTTGCAGCATCTTCTTCGCTAAATGCATATATAATTGATGGATTTCTTGGCACATCACCCCAAATAGTTTCGTTAACGTTAGAACCTGGTATTTTTACACCATCTTCTGGCAAACCGTTTTCGAACATTTTACGATTATCCTTTACAATATCTTCAGAGATGTTTCCTAAATTGATATATAAATCTCCAACTTGATTGGTAATGTTTTCAGGATTTACGCCTTGAGGTAAACCTTCTTCTTCTGTAATAGAATAATTTTGATAAGGATCCATTACCCAAAACTGAATAAATTCTACATTGGCTTGATCAAAATTGTTTGTGTTTAAAGGACGCATAATTCCACCCCAATTCTCTTCAGGATTAATAAACTTACCTTCGTTATTAACATCATTATTAGTGGTGTTAAAATTATAAGAACCTCTTTCTTCTGGAAAATAGGCTAAATCTAATGTTCTTATTTGTGTGTTTTGGGTGATGTCAAATTGCTGATTAGGAAATAATTCAGCAAAATTAATTTGTCTTGTTTCTGCTCTAGACAATTCATCTGCATCTACACTTGCAGGTGTTTCTCCAAATCCATAAAAAATCTGATCAATACTATACCAAGCTAATTTTCCTCTTTTATAGTTGTAAGTCAAACCACTATTACCACCATTAAAACGATCATTTGCTTGATTATTTGGGGTACTTGCTTCATACCAATCTAAAGCCGATAATAAGCTAATTGGTATTTGCGATGCTTCAAAATCATCTATATAAGAAGTTGCAGCTCCAGCAACATCAATACCACTTGGTGTTCCTGGCAACAAATACGCCATATCTCCACTTACAGATAAGTTAGAAGGTACATCTGTATCTACAAAAGGTAATTTATTTGCTAATTTAGTAAAATAAGGAACTTCTGTAGAATAGTCGAAATTGAAACCTAACATTGTATTGTTAATAGGTTCTGCTCCAAAGTTTACTTTAGGTGTTAAAGGCCTTTCATTTACATTTAAAATAGTAGCACCAACTACTAAATCTTCAGAAAAAACATGCTCTATATCAACACCCATAAAGGTTTTTCTTTGTTGATTAAAAACAGCATTATTTTCTGTTGATACATTTATTGGAGTTCCAGAAGCTTGTAAGCCAGGATCTATAATTTGCACTCTTCCTAATTGATAATCTACTACATAATCTACACCTTCTACCAATTGTCTTCCTCCAGCAGTTACTCTTACAGAACCTCTAGGAACGTTAAAGGCGCCAATAGGAATTCCGCCAGCACTTTCCGATTTAAAGTATCCTTTTAAAAAGTATTTATCTTTATTTTGAAAGTTGTTTTTGATGTTAATCTTGGTGTTTAAATACAATTCCCTAAACAAAAAGCGTTCATCTACAGCAGGATTCAAACCAACATCATTTGGATTATTAGGATCTATAATTAAATCATTACCAAATGGTTCTGGTTCTGGAAATATTACAAATCCGTTTTGAGAATTTACTGTAATATCTTCTACATAATCGAAAAAACCATCTGGAGTTCTAAACTGACTTTGGTCTAACTGGTCTAATTTAAAAACTTGAATTAACGGAATTGTAGGAATATCTGGTGTGTTTGCATTCTGTAAAACATTGGATGCAATACCTGTATCATCATCTCTATATTGAATTTCGAAACGGAAACCATCTTGTGTTAAAGGGAAAGCACCTAAAGCATAAATGTTTTTCATCATCAACCTCCAAGTTGGGAAAGATTCATCTCTACCCGTTGTTGGGTTTGTTCTTTTTGTTTGTAAAATTTCTGAACGTAATAATTTTACAGCTAAATTATTTGGTGCTTGTACACCATCATTAGAGAATTCACCAACTTTAAAAGACTTTTTAGAGTTTGCACCATTTACAGTTCCTGCAACTGTATATTCATAAGCAACTGCTAAAACTTCACCATCATTTAATCTTCTATTTAAAGAAATATACCCTAATTTAGGATTTAATCGGTATTCATTCGCATTCAGTTTTCTTGCATTTTCAAGAATAGAATAATCTGTTCCTTGTTGCATTTGAAACTGATTATTTAAGGTAGCATCTACATTAGAAACATCTCTAATACCATCTAAAACGTTTTGTGTATAAATATTATTGGCATTATTTTGAGGCAAATTTAATTGCTGTCCATTTGCATTAATGCTAATAGGGTCAACAGGTTGTACTGTTCCTGCATCATCTACCAAATTTTGATAAAAGTTATTATTGGCGTTAGGATTGTTTAATTCTCCTAAATCTGCTAAAGCTACAATACTTCTAAAATCTTCAGTTGCTGCATTTCTGTTGGTAATCCAAACTTCAATACGAGTAATGCTAACTTGGCTGTTAATTAATGGATATTGTTTTAACGAGTTTGCGTAATTATCAATAAAAAATTGTGATAAGAAAAAATGTCTGTCATTATCATAATCTGTAGTTCTTAACTCAAATTCTTCAATTGATGCACCAGCTTCTGCAACCACAGTTTTACTTTCTGAATTTTGTTGCGAAAAAACAGCGGTAACATTAGTGTTTCCAAATTGTAATTGAGTCTTTACACCGAATAAACTTTGCGCGCCATTTATTAAGGAATTTTTAATAGGCATAGCAACATTACCAGCCTCAATTCCTTGCAAAATATCGTCTTCTGTGGGTGTGTAATCTAATTTCACTAAATTCTGAAAATCGAAACTAGCTTGGGTATCATAATTTGCAGTAAACTCCAAGCGCTCCCCAATTTTTGCACGAATACTTGCATTTATTTGTTGATCGAAATCAAAAACCAAACTGCTTCTATTTTCTTCGGATATTTGTGGGTTTTCTGTATTTTGATAAATAAAACCAAGACGTACGCTTAAATTTCCAGTGGGTGTAAATTCAATTTTATTACCTCCAAAAATAGATTCGAAGAACTTTGAGTTTACATAATAATCTGGTAATAAGTCTTTTTGAGCGGCTGCAGCACCTTTCTTTTTGCTATTCGTTGCACTTACTTTGTCTTTAAAATATTGCAACATATCTCGCTTTAAACGATATTGAGCATATTCTTTACGTGTTAAAAAAATGGGTGTTTTTGTATAATAATCGCCAATTTTTTCTACGATTACATATCTGTTTAAAGTTTTGTCAAAAATTACTTCTTTTTTGGCTAAGTCATCTAAAAAGAGACCTCCTTTTTGGGTGTTGTTAAAATCGTACCTTAAATTTAAGGTATCTTTTTTTACAATTGTAGAATCTTTACTTTGTTTTGTTTGTGCATTAAAAGAAAAATTTACTAGAAAAGTAAATAGCACCACTAAAAGTATATTTTTTAAAAATCTAATCAATTGATTATAAGTTTTTTAAAGCTAGTTTTATAATTTTTTCAACGGTAGCATCAGGGTTTTCTTTTAAAACAGCATTTACAATCTTTTCAGATTGTTTTTTATGAAACCCTAAAACGTCTAAAGCAGATAACGCTTCATCTTTATTTGTATTGCTTTCAGTATAGGAAATTGCATCAACATCAAAGGTTTTTAAGATTTTATCTTTTAAATCTACAATAACTCTTTGTGCAGTTTTTGCACCAATTCCTTTTACAGATTGAATAACAGCCACATTTTCTGAGGCAATTGCATTTTGAATTTCCTCACTGGTCATAGAAGAACACATAGTTCTTGCAATACTAGGCCCAACACCAGAAACCGAAATTAAAAGTTTAAAAACCTCTCTTTCAGTCTTGTTGATAAACCCAAACAAGGTGTGTGCATCTTCTCTTATCGATAAATGTGTGTATAAAACTACATTTTCATCTGCAGGCAAACCAGAAAAAGTATTTAGTGAAATATGTAGCAAATACCCAACACCATTGCAATCTACAACTACCTCTGTAGGACTTTTCTCTACCAACCTTCCTCTAACTTGTGTAATCATTCCTTTTTTTTCTTGGCGTCTAAAGTAATAATTTATTTTAGGTTAGTTGCATTCCCTATTTAGAAATACTAATAAAAAGTTAAAAGAAGTTGAGAGTGTTATAGAAGTAGGTTTAAAATATGGGTAAGATTGTTTGTAATCGATTTATATTTAGGTTGTTATATTGTAAGTATTTTTGGTAATTTTATTTTTTATAGATAGTACTGGTTATTTTTCTATTTGTTTTATTCGGATGTTGTACGCAGTTTTTTATTGACAATAGTGAATTACAATTCCATCATTTAATTCAGACGTGTCTAGTCCTGAAATATGGTTACAGGTAAAAATTGTTTTTAAGCTGATAATTGATATATCATATTTGGTGTTTTATAATCTAAAGATACGTGTAATCTAATTTCATTGTATAAATTAATTGCATTTTTTGCAGCTCTCTTTGCGTGAGCCACGTAATCAAAGGTTTAGTCGAGATAAAATTTGTCTTTTAAGATTCCTTTTACGCTTTCAGCCATGGCGTTTTCGTAACAATGATTTTCTTTCTAAGTGTCAACATTTGGTGTTTTCTAAGGACATTAAATAAAGTATCTCTATTGTAAACAAAAAAGCTTACAAACCAATGGGTATGTAAGCCTTTTTAAAATAAATTTTATGCTTAAAATGCTAAGCTATACTTTCTTTTTGTTGAGCATCTACAGCTGCTAAGGCTGCCATATTTACCATTTCATCTACGCTAGAACCTAATTGTAAAACGTGAACGGCTTTGCTTAATCCTAAAATTACGGGACCAATAGATTCTGCTCCTTGTAACTCCTTTAAAAGTTTGTAGGTAATATTTGCAGATTCTAAATTTGGGAAAATTAACACATTTACTTTTTTACCATTCAATTTTGAGAACGGAAATTCTTTTGCTAACATTTGCGAGTTTAAAGCAAAATCTGCTTGAATTTCGCCATCTACAACCATATCAGGAAAATTGCGGTGCATATACGTAACAGCCTCTCTTATTTTTGTTGAAGTTTCGTGAGATGAAGAGCCAAAGTTAGAAAAAGACAACATTGCTACATTTGGTTTTACACCAAACATTTTTGTTAAATGGGTTGTTAACTGAACAATTTTTACCAAATCTTTAGCAGTAGGATTTACGTTAATAGTAGTATCTGCTAAAAACATTGGCCCTTGTTTCGTTAACATTAAATTACAAGCAGCAACTTTAGAAACGCCTTTTTGTTTTTCTATCAACTCTAAAATTGGTCTTACTACAGAAGGGTAAGGTCTTGAGTATCCAGTAATTAAAGCATCTGCTTCTTTTTTATTTACCATCATTGCACCAAAATAATTACGCTCGCGCATTAATTTTTTTGCTTCAGATAATGTTCTACCTTTTCGCTGTCTGCTTTTCCAGTAGGCTTCTCCATAACGATCTCTTCGTTTTTCTTCTTCATCCGTTTTTGGGTCAAAAAGTGGCACATCATCTGTAAAACCAATTTCTTCTTTTAGTTCCAGAATTACTTCTCTTCTTCCTAATAAAATTGGGATTCCTATTTTCTCTTCATGCACTCTTTGTGCTGCTTTTAATACATCTAAATGATCAGCTTCAGCAAAAACAATACGTTTTAAATTACTTTTAGCTCGGTTATGTAGCAGTCTAATTTCTTTACTGCCAGAACCAGAACGTTCCATTAATTCCTCTCTATATTTATTCCAATCTGAAATAGGTTCTAAAGCCACTCCAGATTCCATAGCCGCTTTTGCAATTGCTGGTGGAATTTCATAAATTAATCTTGGGTCAAATGGTTTCGGAATAATATATTCTTCGCCAAAAGCCAAGCTAACTTCATCATACACAATGTTTACTTGTTCAGGCACTGTTTTTTTAGCCAAATCTGCTAAGGCATGCACAGCTGCCATTTTCATTTCCTCGTTAATTTTAGTGGCTCTAACATCTAAAGCACCTCTAAAGATAAACGGAAAACCAAGTACGTTATTTACTTGATTAGGATGGTCTGATCTTCCTGTAGCCATTACAATATCGTCTCTTGTTGCAAGTGCCAAATCATAATCTATTTCTGGAACTGGGTTTGCCATAGCAAAAACAATCGGTTTTTTGCCCATAGATAACAGCATTTCTGGTGTTACCACATTTCCCATAGACAAACCAATAAAAACATCGGCATTTTGCATGGCTTCTTCTAACGTATGCAAATCTTGAGAGGTTGCAAATTCGGCTTTTTGTGAGGTTAAATTATCTCTATCTTTTCTGATAACACCCTTGCTATCACACATTACAATGTTTTCTCTAACAGCACCCAATTCTAAATACAAACGGGTACAAGAAATGGCAGCAGCTCCAGCACCATTAATGACCATTTTTACTTTGGTAATGTCTTTTTTGGTGATTTCAATAGCGTTTTTTAAAGCAGCAGCAGAAATAATAGCAGTTCCATGTTGATCATCATGCATTACAGGAATGTCTAATTCTTCCTTTAAACGTCTTTCAATTTCAAAAGCTTCTGGTGCTTTGATGTCTTCTAAATTAATACCTCCAAAAGTGGGTGCAATTGCTTTTACTGTTTCTATAAAATGCTCAACATTTTTAGAGTCTATTTCGATGTCAAAAACATCAATATCAGCAAAAATTTTGAATAATAAACCTTTTCCTTCCATAACTGGTTTTGAGGCATCTGGGCCAATATCTCCCAAACCTAAAACTGCAGATCCGTCTGTAATAACAGCTACTAAATTACCTTTAGCAGTATATTTGTAAGCATTGTTTTTATCTTTTGCAATTTCTAAACAAGGTTCTGCAACTCCTGGAGAATAGGCTAATGCTAAATCGTGTTGCGTTGCATATTTTTTAGTAGGTACAACAGCAATTTTACCTGGTTTTGGTTTTGCGTGATATAATAAAGCTTCGTGTCTTTTTCTAGAATCGCTCATGCTTAAAGTTGTTTTTAAATTGACCAACAAAGATAATACTTAAAAATAAAGGGTAAAGTTATTTTTAGTTTTTAAAAGATGATTTTTAATAGTAATGTGTTAAATCTTTTTAAAGCAAAATTTTAGAAATCACTTTTTTTTTGATGCTAAATGCTAGGCAACTTTATCATATTTTTCTTCGTCTTTACGTAAAATAATTAATTGATTGTTTAACAAAAAATCAACAGTTACTTGTAACAGAAACTCTAAATTTACGACCAATAAAGAAAATCAACCTAATGAAAAAAATTGCTTTACTAGTTTTCCTTTTTATAAGCTCTATACAACTAGCACAAATAAAAGGTACTATAACCGATGTTAAAAACGAGCCACTTTCTTTTGTGAGTATTTATTTAGATAAAACTGTTACAGGAACTACTTCTAACGATGCTGGAGAATATGTTTTAGACATCAACAAAAAAGGAAATTATACGATTGTTTTTCAGTTTTTAGGCTATAAAACAATTAAGAAAGAGGTTGCTATAAACAATTTTCCTTTTGAATTAAATATACAATTAGAGGAGGAAGATGTTCAATTAAACGAGATTTCAATATCAACAAAAGACAATCCAGCAAACAGAATTATTAGAAATGTAATTGCGAATAAGGATAAAAATACTGATAAATACTCAAATTATACTGCTAAATTCTATTCTCGTGGATTGACTAGAATTAAAGACGCTCCAGAAAAATTTGTAGGC
The DNA window shown above is from Polaribacter sp. Hel_I_88 and carries:
- the sprA gene encoding cell surface protein SprA, with product MIRFLKNILLVVLFTFLVNFSFNAQTKQSKDSTIVKKDTLNLRYDFNNTQKGGLFLDDLAKKEVIFDKTLNRYVIVEKIGDYYTKTPIFLTRKEYAQYRLKRDMLQYFKDKVSATNSKKKGAAAAQKDLLPDYYVNSKFFESIFGGNKIEFTPTGNLSVRLGFIYQNTENPQISEENRSSLVFDFDQQINASIRAKIGERLEFTANYDTQASFDFQNLVKLDYTPTEDDILQGIEAGNVAMPIKNSLINGAQSLFGVKTQLQFGNTNVTAVFSQQNSESKTVVAEAGASIEEFELRTTDYDNDRHFFLSQFFIDNYANSLKQYPLINSQVSITRIEVWITNRNAATEDFRSIVALADLGELNNPNANNNFYQNLVDDAGTVQPVDPISINANGQQLNLPQNNANNIYTQNVLDGIRDVSNVDATLNNQFQMQQGTDYSILENARKLNANEYRLNPKLGYISLNRRLNDGEVLAVAYEYTVAGTVNGANSKKSFKVGEFSNDGVQAPNNLAVKLLRSEILQTKRTNPTTGRDESFPTWRLMMKNIYALGAFPLTQDGFRFEIQYRDDDTGIASNVLQNANTPDIPTIPLIQVFKLDQLDQSQFRTPDGFFDYVEDITVNSQNGFVIFPEPEPFGNDLIIDPNNPNDVGLNPAVDERFLFRELYLNTKINIKNNFQNKDKYFLKGYFKSESAGGIPIGAFNVPRGSVRVTAGGRQLVEGVDYVVDYQLGRVQIIDPGLQASGTPINVSTENNAVFNQQRKTFMGVDIEHVFSEDLVVGATILNVNERPLTPKVNFGAEPINNTMLGFNFDYSTEVPYFTKLANKLPFVDTDVPSNLSVSGDMAYLLPGTPSGIDVAGAATSYIDDFEASQIPISLLSALDWYEASTPNNQANDRFNGGNSGLTYNYKRGKLAWYSIDQIFYGFGETPASVDADELSRAETRQINFAELFPNQQFDITQNTQIRTLDLAYFPEERGSYNFNTTNNDVNNEGKFINPEENWGGIMRPLNTNNFDQANVEFIQFWVMDPYQNYSITEEEGLPQGVNPENITNQVGDLYINLGNISEDIVKDNRKMFENGLPEDGVKIPGSNVNETIWGDVPRNPSIIYAFSEEDAARTNQDLGFDGLNDIEEQQNLQKLSDSLNLNINFNRLNPNDIASDNFQFFRGGNLDAINASVLTRYKDFNNTQGNSPTLNQSPETYPTSSTTYPDVEDINRDQTMNTVESYYEYKISMNKNDLREGRNFIVDSKTTSVTLENGNTQETTWYQFRVPIRNGTPVNGISDFNSIRFVRMYLTNFKIPVVIRFGELDLVRGDWRRYTRTIDPAIDPDRELTQAELEGFEVGVVSIEQNNGSYIQPPGIERERLQGTTTVQLQNEQSVTLKVTNLEPNKTRAIFKNISVDLRRFKNLKMFMHLEGLNVEAPISDNDFAGVIRLGTDLNENYYELEMPLTVSSGGNSQLDIWPEENNLDAFLESFGKVKLERDAIGAAINEPFTSSAQTDVPYTITVKGNPTLAQLRTIVLGLKNISTSNKSGEIWFNELRSAGFDNEAGWAAVMNADANFADVANVSLSGSMQTIGFGNVEDRVNQRSLDETKQYDVATTLSLGKVLTPQKWGIQIPMSYSVGEKFIDPKFDPQYQDVTLADALEQNPNSEFSRDYTKRTSISFINVKKNRNPNTSKKPKFYDVENVAVSYSHNKEFHRDYNIEKYINENVIASAAYNFNFNSKPIEPFKKNDSLFTSKYLKFIKDFNFNPIPTTVAINSRINRNYNEQQSRNLVPGLSAQPELKQRRFLFDWDYTVAFDLTRSIVLNFNASNNYIYDAFGSGEELQIFDDFFNTGRANQYHQKLNATYALPLDKFPFLSFMKADYGYTADYDWQVSSQDETIVEQIGNVIQNANTHNLNTTFSFDKIYKSVGFEKLLLTKTQRKNAKGKNTARIRPSKNLPIGKKILKTTWELLTSVKQGQISYTENNGQYLQGYDAGTGFLGGPPTSFAFGSQVDIRNKALINGWLVEPRALVDDPTTPNIDESAYFNKTYNRTAYNKLDYTFTLKPFDDLNIDVRGNKIKTSDLSQQLDIIQDGTATGAIDFGIDTFETGNFSTSYSMFSTAFKDGDALFQTMKDYRGEIANRFARENPGVDATGFGENSQQVLLPAFMAAYSGKDPNKVNTGLFRNIPIPNWTLRYNGFMKMAWFKKNFSSFVVSHGYRSSYTISNFTNNLQYGDDTAFTQKNIAGNFEPQRLIASATLVDEFSPLIKVDMKMRNSFSLRSEIKRDRTLTMNFNNSTLTDIAGTEYIVGLGYVFKDVKFNTRFTGKKTTLKGDINLRADVSLRDNLTQIRYIDEDNNQISGGQRLFSIKFTADYILSSNLTASFYYNHQTSKFAISTTFPRQAINGGINLVYNLGGN
- the ruvA gene encoding Holliday junction branch migration protein RuvA; this translates as MITQVRGRLVEKSPTEVVVDCNGVGYLLHISLNTFSGLPADENVVLYTHLSIREDAHTLFGFINKTEREVFKLLISVSGVGPSIARTMCSSMTSEEIQNAIASENVAVIQSVKGIGAKTAQRVIVDLKDKILKTFDVDAISYTESNTNKDEALSALDVLGFHKKQSEKIVNAVLKENPDATVEKIIKLALKNL
- a CDS encoding NADP-dependent malic enzyme, which encodes MSDSRKRHEALLYHAKPKPGKIAVVPTKKYATQHDLALAYSPGVAEPCLEIAKDKNNAYKYTAKGNLVAVITDGSAVLGLGDIGPDASKPVMEGKGLLFKIFADIDVFDIEIDSKNVEHFIETVKAIAPTFGGINLEDIKAPEAFEIERRLKEELDIPVMHDDQHGTAIISAAALKNAIEITKKDITKVKMVINGAGAAAISCTRLYLELGAVRENIVMCDSKGVIRKDRDNLTSQKAEFATSQDLHTLEEAMQNADVFIGLSMGNVVTPEMLLSMGKKPIVFAMANPVPEIDYDLALATRDDIVMATGRSDHPNQVNNVLGFPFIFRGALDVRATKINEEMKMAAVHALADLAKKTVPEQVNIVYDEVSLAFGEEYIIPKPFDPRLIYEIPPAIAKAAMESGVALEPISDWNKYREELMERSGSGSKEIRLLHNRAKSNLKRIVFAEADHLDVLKAAQRVHEEKIGIPILLGRREVILELKEEIGFTDDVPLFDPKTDEEEKRRDRYGEAYWKSRQRKGRTLSEAKKLMRERNYFGAMMVNKKEADALITGYSRPYPSVVRPILELIEKQKGVSKVAACNLMLTKQGPMFLADTTINVNPTAKDLVKIVQLTTHLTKMFGVKPNVAMLSFSNFGSSSHETSTKIREAVTYMHRNFPDMVVDGEIQADFALNSQMLAKEFPFSKLNGKKVNVLIFPNLESANITYKLLKELQGAESIGPVILGLSKAVHVLQLGSSVDEMVNMAALAAVDAQQKESIA